Proteins found in one Haloferax litoreum genomic segment:
- a CDS encoding phosphotransferase family protein, translating to MDDTGISDQIVTDMVRHLDPSWRVVEIDRIDDGVNETTRLDVETPTERRRVVLKASTSSSPLAETRAQVEPRMISLVGRSTEMPVPSVSGVCDDHETYPTPFFVMSHVDGETFDHARASDLPPHTRETIFREAGENLAQLHALGPLPAVGELTYRDGDVTILDTTDHPRYDDFHDWLLDTYEETLDRIEEDGGYFPDLTEDPTRFTDLVPGIRQYLRETIPDLPSPEPPTYCHKDYRYGNVAVDPETGATRAVLDWGILMSAPPAFNIAMTESKLLKPDYNDDADPDTGRAGALRQILRDAYAETRTQWTFDEETRERIRLYRLVYRLDAMACLPLWYRTDPTLSDRDTRAAEHRAFVEQYL from the coding sequence ATGGACGACACCGGCATCTCGGACCAGATAGTCACCGACATGGTTCGGCATCTCGACCCGTCGTGGCGCGTCGTCGAAATCGACCGCATCGACGACGGCGTGAACGAAACGACACGCCTCGACGTCGAAACACCGACCGAGAGACGGCGAGTCGTTCTCAAGGCATCCACGAGTTCCTCCCCGTTGGCCGAGACGCGTGCACAGGTCGAACCACGGATGATTTCGCTCGTCGGTCGGTCGACGGAGATGCCGGTTCCGAGCGTCTCCGGTGTGTGCGACGACCACGAGACGTATCCCACACCCTTCTTCGTCATGAGTCACGTCGACGGTGAGACCTTCGACCACGCTCGCGCCTCTGACCTGCCACCACACACCCGCGAGACCATCTTCCGTGAAGCAGGCGAGAACTTGGCGCAACTGCACGCACTTGGCCCTCTCCCGGCGGTGGGTGAACTCACCTACCGCGACGGCGACGTCACTATCCTCGACACGACAGACCACCCGAGGTACGACGACTTCCACGACTGGTTGCTCGACACCTACGAGGAGACACTCGACCGAATCGAGGAGGACGGCGGGTACTTCCCTGACCTCACGGAGGACCCAACTCGGTTCACCGACCTCGTCCCAGGGATTCGGCAGTACCTCAGAGAGACGATTCCAGACCTCCCGTCACCGGAACCGCCGACGTACTGTCACAAAGACTATCGGTACGGTAACGTGGCCGTGGACCCGGAGACGGGGGCCACGCGAGCAGTCCTCGATTGGGGGATTCTCATGTCGGCCCCGCCGGCGTTCAACATCGCGATGACGGAGTCGAAACTCTTGAAACCGGACTACAACGACGACGCAGACCCGGACACCGGTCGTGCCGGTGCGTTGCGTCAGATACTGCGGGACGCCTACGCCGAGACGCGAACCCAGTGGACCTTCGACGAGGAGACGCGAGAGCGAATCCGCCTGTATCGACTGGTCTACCGGTTAGACGCGATGGCGTGTCTCCCGTTGTGGTACCGTACCGACCCTACGTTGAGCGACCGGGACACTCGCGCCGCCGAGCACCGAGCATTCGTCGAGCAGTACCTCTGA
- a CDS encoding cupin domain-containing protein yields MSYTKANYREVDELGGGLHFMRDVLETERLGFTVLECDPNWTGKAHDHAEEDHEEVYFLVSGDATLVVEGEKIPLETGDAVRVSPEDTRQFRNGDTESFVVVAGSP; encoded by the coding sequence ATGTCATACACCAAGGCCAACTACCGCGAGGTGGACGAACTCGGCGGCGGCCTCCACTTCATGCGCGACGTGCTCGAAACCGAGCGACTCGGGTTCACCGTACTGGAGTGCGACCCGAACTGGACCGGGAAGGCGCACGACCACGCCGAAGAGGACCACGAAGAGGTGTACTTCCTCGTCTCTGGCGATGCGACGCTCGTCGTCGAGGGCGAGAAAATCCCGCTCGAAACGGGCGATGCCGTTCGGGTGTCTCCAGAGGATACCCGCCAGTTCCGAAACGGGGACACCGAGAGCTTCGTCGTCGTCGCCGGGTCGCCCTGA
- a CDS encoding AMP-binding protein has product MDVIGDLMARDRRSDHLALRVDGPGRTYTYYDLVTTSYKAGNVLRYLGVRKGARVAIEPAALPEPILTFLGAAQLGAVTAFDPTVEARAVVVDVSREGEFDLPPGHKLAVYNGPPSSPATTHWEKEVWSENPAVHPEVVEPDDVALVADDHEYTHGDALDAAKRVVSDYDLDADDTVAVRSSLARPGTVVAGILAPLLAGGTIRVPDGDDPVDAALSVGDSVPEPRSISPDDAVSSR; this is encoded by the coding sequence ATGGACGTCATCGGCGACCTCATGGCTCGCGACAGGCGAAGTGACCACCTCGCCCTGCGAGTCGACGGCCCCGGTCGGACCTACACCTACTACGACCTCGTGACCACGTCGTATAAAGCGGGGAACGTCCTCCGCTACCTCGGCGTTCGAAAGGGCGCACGTGTCGCCATCGAACCGGCCGCGCTTCCCGAACCGATACTGACGTTCCTCGGGGCGGCCCAACTCGGTGCCGTGACAGCCTTCGACCCGACCGTCGAGGCTCGGGCCGTCGTCGTCGACGTCTCCCGCGAGGGCGAGTTCGACCTCCCACCGGGCCACAAACTCGCCGTCTACAACGGCCCGCCGAGTTCGCCGGCGACTACCCACTGGGAGAAAGAAGTGTGGAGCGAGAACCCGGCGGTCCACCCCGAAGTGGTCGAACCAGACGACGTCGCCCTCGTCGCCGACGACCACGAGTACACCCACGGTGACGCCCTCGATGCGGCAAAGCGGGTCGTCTCCGACTACGACCTCGACGCCGACGACACCGTGGCGGTCCGGTCCTCGCTCGCACGTCCGGGAACCGTCGTCGCCGGGATTCTCGCACCGCTTCTCGCCGGCGGAACGATTCGCGTCCCGGATGGCGACGACCCGGTGGACGCGGCACTCTCAGTGGGCGACAGCGTCCCCGAGCCTCGGTCGATTTCGCCCGACGACGCCGTGTCGAGCCGGTGA
- a CDS encoding GNAT family N-acetyltransferase, producing MTETTVVESDRVALRPVERDDAALLQRSTTDPDIRVPLGAPAPQNHHQATEFIEQTVEEGDNIAFVAEVEGDAIGFVMAEIRDYGRPELVYWLLPEYHGQGYGTDAVGCLVDYLFRTVECHGLQAITFEFNEASRGVLERLGFVNEGQLREAAFIDGSYVDVVRFGLLRREWEENQSD from the coding sequence ATGACTGAGACGACTGTCGTCGAAAGCGACCGTGTCGCGCTTCGCCCCGTAGAGCGCGACGATGCCGCACTCCTTCAGCGGTCGACGACCGACCCCGATATTCGCGTTCCGCTCGGTGCGCCCGCGCCCCAGAACCACCATCAGGCGACCGAGTTCATCGAACAGACCGTCGAGGAGGGCGACAACATCGCGTTCGTCGCGGAAGTCGAGGGCGACGCAATCGGGTTCGTCATGGCCGAGATTCGTGACTACGGTCGCCCAGAACTCGTCTACTGGCTTCTGCCCGAATACCACGGTCAGGGGTACGGGACGGACGCAGTCGGGTGTCTCGTCGACTACCTCTTTCGCACCGTCGAGTGCCACGGACTGCAAGCGATTACGTTCGAGTTCAACGAGGCGTCGCGCGGCGTCCTCGAACGACTCGGGTTCGTGAACGAAGGACAACTTCGTGAGGCGGCGTTCATCGACGGGTCGTACGTGGATGTCGTTCGGTTCGGCTTGCTCCGCCGCGAGTGGGAAGAAAATCAGTCGGACTGA
- a CDS encoding AMP-binding protein, with product MDVPDTDTVVHEPDPAFVEDANVTQFMREYDIADYDELIERTTTEVPGVGESGVEWFWDELVDYLGIDFYEDYDEVRDDTEGPQFSHWYPGGELNVAHNVLDRHAAVDSPNRNRVACLWEGEDGDVVQRTYHDLYQEANRVANVLESYGVGTGDTVGLYMPMVPEVISILYGCFKVGAIAVPIFSGFGVDATATRLEDPECSVLFTADGFYRRGSEVRLKPTADEAIEEAGCVEHTVVYQRFDDSDEAVPWNDERDEWWDDTVGEAESEYETKHLPSDAESMLLYSSGTTGKPKGIVHTHAGVQMQTAKEIHFGFDQKPEDRFFWVSDIGWMMGPWTLIGNHTFAGTIFMYEGAPDYPEPDRFWDMIERHRLTTFGISPTAIRALRKYGDEYVEKHDLSSLRLLGSTGEPWDPESWMWFYENVGGGEAPIINISGGTEICGCFLMPMPTQPLKPCSLGGPGIGMDIDIVDSSGESIADTHERGFLVARDSCPSMTKSLWDGDERYLDTYWSSWDDLWDHGDWAQKDEDGFWFLHGRADDALNVAGRKVGPAEVEGALIEHDAVNQAAAVGVPDDTTGTAVVAYVVLEDGVEGSDDLREELRGVVGEELGKPFRPREILFVDEFPKTQSGKIIRRAISAIYTGEDLGDMSSIENPEALEKIEDAS from the coding sequence TCGCAGACTACGACGAACTCATCGAACGAACCACGACAGAGGTACCCGGCGTCGGCGAGTCCGGCGTCGAGTGGTTCTGGGACGAACTCGTCGACTACCTCGGTATCGACTTCTACGAAGACTACGACGAGGTGCGCGACGACACCGAGGGTCCACAGTTCTCACACTGGTATCCGGGTGGTGAACTCAACGTCGCCCACAACGTCTTGGACCGCCACGCCGCCGTCGACTCGCCGAACCGAAACCGCGTCGCCTGTCTCTGGGAAGGCGAAGACGGTGACGTCGTCCAGCGAACCTACCACGACCTGTATCAGGAGGCAAACCGCGTCGCCAACGTCCTCGAATCCTACGGCGTCGGCACGGGCGACACCGTCGGCCTCTACATGCCGATGGTCCCCGAAGTCATCTCGATTCTCTACGGGTGTTTCAAAGTCGGTGCCATCGCCGTCCCCATCTTCTCCGGGTTCGGCGTCGACGCCACGGCGACCCGTCTCGAAGACCCCGAGTGCTCGGTACTGTTCACGGCAGACGGATTCTACCGTCGCGGGTCCGAGGTCCGTCTGAAACCGACGGCCGACGAGGCTATCGAGGAAGCGGGGTGCGTCGAACACACTGTCGTCTACCAGCGATTCGACGACAGTGACGAAGCAGTCCCGTGGAACGACGAACGCGACGAATGGTGGGACGACACCGTCGGCGAGGCCGAAAGCGAGTACGAGACGAAGCACCTCCCGTCGGACGCCGAGTCCATGCTCCTGTACTCGTCGGGGACGACGGGCAAGCCGAAAGGCATCGTCCACACGCACGCGGGGGTCCAGATGCAGACGGCCAAAGAGATTCACTTCGGCTTCGACCAGAAACCCGAAGACCGCTTCTTCTGGGTGTCTGACATCGGGTGGATGATGGGCCCGTGGACGCTCATCGGGAACCACACCTTCGCGGGAACCATCTTCATGTACGAAGGCGCGCCAGACTACCCGGAACCCGACCGGTTCTGGGACATGATAGAGCGCCATCGTCTCACCACCTTCGGCATCTCGCCCACCGCCATCCGCGCCCTTCGGAAGTACGGCGACGAATACGTCGAGAAGCACGACCTGTCGAGTCTCCGCCTCCTCGGGTCCACCGGCGAACCGTGGGACCCAGAATCGTGGATGTGGTTCTACGAGAACGTCGGCGGCGGCGAAGCACCTATCATCAACATCTCCGGCGGCACCGAAATCTGCGGGTGCTTCCTCATGCCGATGCCGACCCAACCACTCAAACCGTGCTCGCTCGGTGGGCCCGGCATCGGGATGGACATCGACATCGTAGACTCCTCGGGCGAGTCCATCGCCGACACCCACGAACGCGGCTTCCTCGTCGCCCGCGACTCCTGCCCGTCGATGACCAAGAGCCTCTGGGACGGTGACGAGCGCTATCTCGACACCTACTGGTCGTCGTGGGACGACCTCTGGGACCACGGTGACTGGGCACAGAAGGACGAAGATGGCTTCTGGTTCCTCCACGGCCGCGCCGACGACGCACTCAACGTGGCCGGGCGCAAGGTCGGTCCCGCGGAAGTCGAGGGCGCACTCATCGAACACGACGCGGTGAATCAGGCCGCCGCCGTCGGTGTCCCCGACGACACCACGGGAACCGCCGTCGTCGCCTACGTCGTCCTCGAAGACGGTGTCGAAGGGTCTGACGACCTGCGTGAGGAACTTCGTGGCGTCGTCGGCGAGGAACTCGGGAAGCCGTTCCGCCCACGCGAGATTCTCTTCGTGGACGAGTTCCCGAAGACGCAGTCGGGGAAGATTATCCGCCGCGCAATCTCCGCCATCTACACGGGCGAAGACCTCGGCGACATGAGCAGTATCGAGAACCCAGAAGCGCTCGAAAAGATAGAAGACGCGTCCTGA